TGAGGTCGGGGAGGTCGGAGCCGATGACGACGACGCGGCTGTGGCCGGCCGCGAACGCTTCGGCGAAGGCGCGCGTGAGGCGCTCGCCGAGGTCGCCATCCGCCTGCGGAATGTACTGGAGATGCGGACCGAGCCACGCCTCCAGCGCCTCACGCGCGTCCGCGGGGGTGTAGTGCGCGCGCACGGCCGCCGCGGGGGCGAGGGCCAGCGCCTCCGCGACCGCGTGCTCCGCCAGCCGCCGGTAAATGCGCAGCGCCGCCGCATCCCCGATCGCCGCCGCCAGCCGCGTCTTCACGCGCCCGAGCTCCGGCGCGCGCAAAAAGACGAGCACCGCGTCGCCCCCACACGGTGCTCCACA
This window of the Longimicrobiaceae bacterium genome carries:
- a CDS encoding TIGR04282 family arsenosugar biosynthesis glycosyltransferase, which codes for MTSAETCGAPCGGDAVLVFLRAPELGRVKTRLAAAIGDAAALRIYRRLAEHAVAEALALAPAAAVRAHYTPADAREALEAWLGPHLQYIPQADGDLGERLTRAFAEAFAAGHSRVVVIGSDLPDLTSADIRQAFSLLDDHAAVLGPARDGGYWLLGLRAPLPQVFTGITWSTSRVFTQTVECLRAAGITPALLAERSDVDEAADLPVQWLEWATSAVRRG